The following are encoded in a window of Deltaproteobacteria bacterium genomic DNA:
- a CDS encoding methionine adenosyltransferase, with protein MANFLFTSESVTEGHPDKICDQISDAVLDAIIAKDPTCRVACETLVKTGFVLLAGEITTSAAIETQELVRKAVLGIGYNDSAMGFDGKSCAILTALERQSPDIAQGVDGKGAYTKDDQGAGDQGMMFGYACDQTTELMPLPIMLAHQLARRLTDARKSGQLPFLRPDGKSQVTVRYVDDKAAMVDTVVISTQHAEEVSHERLKEAVMEDVVRKVVPAQLVTKETKFFINPTGRFVVGGPQGDSGLTGRKIIVDTYGGWSRHGGGAFSGKDPSKVDRSACYYARYIAKNIVAAKLAKEAEVQLAYAIGVAEPVSVLVQTFGTAAVSEEKLTAAVRRVFDCRPRALVRELNLLQPIYQATAAYGHFGRNEPGFTWERTDKVDALKDAAK; from the coding sequence ATGGCGAATTTTCTGTTCACTTCGGAGTCAGTGACCGAAGGCCATCCCGATAAGATCTGCGACCAAATCTCGGATGCGGTCCTCGACGCGATCATCGCCAAGGATCCCACCTGCCGCGTGGCCTGCGAGACGCTGGTGAAGACCGGCTTCGTGCTCCTCGCCGGCGAGATCACGACCTCCGCCGCCATCGAGACGCAGGAGCTCGTGCGCAAGGCCGTGCTCGGCATCGGCTACAACGACAGCGCCATGGGCTTCGACGGCAAGAGCTGCGCGATCCTGACGGCCCTCGAGCGACAGAGCCCCGACATCGCGCAGGGCGTGGACGGCAAGGGCGCCTACACCAAGGACGACCAGGGCGCCGGCGACCAGGGAATGATGTTCGGCTACGCCTGCGACCAGACGACCGAGCTGATGCCGCTGCCGATCATGCTCGCGCACCAGCTCGCGCGCCGGCTGACCGACGCCCGCAAGAGCGGCCAGCTCCCCTTCCTGCGCCCCGACGGCAAGAGCCAGGTCACCGTCCGCTACGTCGACGACAAGGCGGCCATGGTGGACACGGTGGTCATCTCCACCCAGCACGCCGAGGAGGTCTCCCACGAGCGGCTCAAGGAAGCCGTGATGGAGGACGTGGTCCGCAAGGTGGTGCCGGCGCAGCTCGTGACGAAGGAGACCAAGTTCTTCATCAACCCGACGGGCCGGTTCGTCGTCGGTGGCCCCCAGGGGGATTCGGGCCTCACGGGCCGCAAGATCATCGTGGACACCTACGGTGGCTGGAGCCGCCACGGTGGCGGCGCGTTCAGCGGCAAGGACCCGAGCAAGGTGGACCGCTCGGCCTGCTACTACGCGCGTTACATCGCGAAGAACATCGTGGCGGCCAAGCTGGCCAAGGAGGCCGAGGTGCAGCTCGCCTACGCCATCGGCGTGGCGGAGCCGGTCTCGGTGCTCGTGCAGACCTTCGGCACGGCCGCCGTCTCCGAGGAGAAGCTCACCGCCGCCGTGCGACGCGTCTTCGATTGCCGCCCGCGGGCGCTCGTGCGCGAGCTGAACCTGCTCCAGCCGATCTACCAGGCCACCGCCGCCTACGGGCACTTCGGGCGCAACGAGCCGGGCTTCACCTGGGAGCGCACCGACAAGGTGGACGCTCTCAAGGACGCCGCGAAGTAG